The Thalassotalea sp. HSM 43 genome window below encodes:
- the rph gene encoding ribonuclease PH encodes MRPSGRSAGQIRPVTITRQFTAHAEGSILIEFGDTKVICTATVEEGVPRFLKGQGKGWITAEYGMLPRSTHTRMRREAAAGKQSGRTLEISRLIARSLRAAVDLAALGENTVTVDCDVIQADGGTRTASITGACVALVDALDYMRAKGLLKTNPLKHMIAAVSVGIYKGTAVADLDYPEDSAAETDMNVVMTDTGKLIEVQGTAEEEPFSFDEMNDMMQLAKAGINELFDAQKAALN; translated from the coding sequence ATGCGACCAAGTGGCAGAAGTGCAGGGCAAATTCGCCCAGTAACCATTACCCGTCAATTTACCGCTCATGCGGAAGGCTCAATTCTTATCGAGTTTGGCGATACCAAAGTAATCTGTACAGCAACTGTAGAAGAAGGTGTACCAAGATTTTTGAAAGGCCAGGGCAAAGGTTGGATCACCGCTGAATACGGTATGTTGCCGCGTTCTACGCACACCCGCATGCGCCGTGAAGCCGCTGCTGGTAAGCAAAGTGGTCGTACATTAGAAATCTCTCGCTTAATTGCTCGTTCATTGCGCGCCGCTGTTGATTTAGCCGCACTTGGTGAAAACACCGTTACTGTCGATTGTGACGTTATCCAAGCCGATGGTGGTACACGTACCGCTTCTATCACCGGTGCTTGTGTGGCATTGGTTGACGCGCTTGATTACATGCGCGCCAAAGGTTTGTTAAAAACCAACCCACTTAAGCACATGATCGCTGCTGTATCGGTTGGTATTTACAAAGGCACGGCCGTTGCTGATTTGGATTACCCAGAAGACAGCGCCGCTGAAACCGACATGAACGTGGTTATGACCGACACCGGTAAACTTATCGAAGTACAAGGTACGGCAGAAGAAGAGCCGTTCAGCTTTGATGAGATGAACGATATGATGCAGCTAGCAAAAGCGGGCATTAATGAACTATTTGATGCGCAAAAAGCAGCGCTAAACTAA
- the bioH gene encoding pimeloyl-ACP methyl ester esterase BioH: protein MNNALRYQSQGDGTPVVFIHGWGLNSAIFSPLAEMLENEHRVTLIDLPGFGDNHENIPARYDIASITRMVADCIDQPSIIVGWSLGGLVATELALHHGDLVKAVVTVTSSPYFVEQDNWPGIKAELLKSFHQQLAVNSDKTIANFLKIQAMGSEHVRQDIKEIKSLIDSRPKANIDILDASLSLLENVDLRSHVGDLQVPLLRLYGRLDSLVPKAVIEHMDELVPQSDSFMFHRASHAPFISHKDEFYRVLRDWIQGIIAD, encoded by the coding sequence ATGAACAACGCATTGCGATATCAAAGTCAGGGTGATGGCACACCTGTGGTTTTTATTCACGGTTGGGGACTTAACAGCGCGATATTCAGCCCTCTGGCAGAAATGTTAGAGAATGAACACCGAGTGACGTTAATCGACTTACCGGGCTTTGGTGACAACCATGAAAACATCCCGGCACGCTATGACATAGCATCAATTACCCGCATGGTTGCCGATTGTATCGATCAACCAAGCATAATCGTTGGCTGGTCATTGGGTGGTCTGGTGGCAACCGAGCTGGCGCTGCATCACGGTGATTTAGTAAAGGCGGTAGTAACGGTCACCTCAAGCCCGTATTTTGTTGAGCAAGACAACTGGCCAGGCATTAAAGCAGAATTGCTTAAGTCTTTTCATCAGCAATTGGCGGTCAATAGCGATAAAACCATTGCCAACTTTTTAAAAATTCAGGCGATGGGCTCAGAACATGTGCGCCAAGACATAAAAGAGATAAAAAGTCTTATCGACTCTCGCCCGAAAGCGAATATCGACATTCTCGACGCCTCATTATCATTGCTAGAAAACGTCGATTTACGCTCGCACGTTGGCGATTTACAGGTACCTTTATTGCGCTTGTATGGTCGTTTAGACTCGCTGGTGCCAAAAGCGGTTATCGAGCATATGGATGAGTTGGTACCGCAATCGGATAGCTTTATGTTTCATCGTGCCTCGCATGCGCCTTTTATTTCCCATAAAGACGAGTTTTATCGGGTGTTAAGAGATTGGATTCAAGGTATAATCGCCGACTAA
- a CDS encoding mechanosensitive ion channel family protein — protein MQQLRHYLGFIGDNLFLQAGIVVLASFIFAWILDKVVISWVRRMTERTDGKFDDQLVDLLHQPLFYSVVVFGISVASKIIQLPEHVGGYIFPVLYTFLLVLWTMFFIRITRIILRRTAENEKHFKVLHMQTLPLFENLALIIILVLSIYYILSTWKIDMSAWLASAGIVGIAVGFAAKDTLANLFSGVFIMADAPYKIKDYIVLETGERGEVTNIGLRSTRILTRDHIEITVPNSVMGNTKIINESAGPSTKSRIRAKIGCAYDSDIDLVQKVLMEVAQEENELCRYPAPIIRFRNFGASSLDFELMGWIDLPANRGRILHQINNAIYNKFAEHNIEIPYSKQDLYIKELPPSMMKGKSDDEDSDQPS, from the coding sequence ATGCAACAACTAAGGCATTACCTTGGCTTTATCGGGGATAATTTATTCCTGCAAGCCGGGATAGTTGTTCTTGCCTCGTTTATCTTTGCCTGGATATTAGACAAGGTCGTTATATCTTGGGTAAGACGCATGACCGAGCGCACCGACGGCAAGTTCGATGATCAGTTGGTCGACTTGTTGCATCAACCCTTATTCTATTCTGTTGTCGTATTCGGCATCTCCGTCGCGTCTAAGATAATCCAATTACCTGAACATGTTGGCGGATACATATTCCCAGTACTGTATACCTTCTTGTTGGTGCTGTGGACCATGTTCTTTATTAGAATTACCCGCATCATCCTGCGCCGCACCGCAGAAAATGAGAAGCATTTCAAAGTCTTGCACATGCAAACTTTGCCGCTGTTCGAAAACCTTGCGCTGATTATTATCCTTGTCCTGTCGATATACTACATATTATCGACCTGGAAAATCGACATGTCGGCATGGCTCGCCTCGGCGGGTATTGTTGGTATCGCCGTTGGTTTTGCCGCAAAAGACACCCTAGCAAACCTGTTTTCAGGGGTGTTTATCATGGCCGATGCGCCATACAAGATTAAAGATTATATCGTACTTGAAACCGGTGAACGGGGTGAAGTCACCAATATCGGTTTGCGCAGTACCCGAATTTTAACCCGTGATCATATTGAAATTACCGTGCCAAACTCGGTTATGGGTAACACCAAAATCATCAATGAATCTGCCGGTCCAAGCACCAAATCTCGTATTCGCGCCAAAATTGGCTGTGCTTACGACAGCGATATCGATTTGGTACAAAAGGTATTGATGGAAGTCGCCCAAGAAGAAAACGAGTTATGCCGTTATCCGGCACCGATTATTCGTTTTCGTAACTTTGGTGCCTCGAGCCTTGATTTTGAGTTGATGGGTTGGATCGACCTACCGGCTAATCGCGGCCGTATTTTGCACCAAATCAATAACGCCATTTATAACAAATTCGCTGAACACAACATCGAAATTCCTTATTCGAAACAAGATTTGTACATCAAGGAATTACCGCCTTCAATGATGAAGGGTAAAAGCGATGACGAAGACAGCGACCAGCCAAGCTAA
- a CDS encoding NADH:flavin oxidoreductase/NADH oxidase family protein, with protein sequence MSPLAQSLTLPCGAVINNRLGKSAMTEGLADAHDRPTEQHNTLYRTWSLGGTGVHITGNVMIDRRYLERAGNVVLENDSAIDQFKAWAKAGTEGGNHLWMQISHPGRQCPSLVNAEPLSPSDVHLKMLGSFSKPRALTQLEIEDIIQRYANTAALAKEAGFTGVQVHCAHGYLISQFLSPKTNRRQDQWGGSLENRARFARRVVRAVRDAVGSEFPVAVKLNSADFQKGGFSLDDCVQVAGWLAEDGIDLLEISGGTYEQLSLMGVEATEVRESTRRREAYFLEYAQAIKASAKVPLMITGGFRSREVMEQAVASGEIDMVGLARPLCTMPDVSAKLIEQSIDSVDDFETSLKIGDGFWGNNSPLALIKSMNSVGQVSFYYQQIIRLSKGEKVDTSLKVAALFFKHLYNDTCLNLRRKKAQNKRLLSKD encoded by the coding sequence ATGTCACCTTTAGCACAATCATTAACGCTGCCATGTGGCGCCGTTATTAATAATCGTCTTGGCAAAAGCGCCATGACCGAAGGTCTAGCCGACGCCCACGACCGACCAACCGAACAACATAATACTTTATACCGTACCTGGTCATTAGGTGGCACTGGTGTGCACATTACCGGTAACGTGATGATCGACCGACGCTACTTAGAGCGCGCCGGCAATGTGGTGCTTGAAAATGACTCGGCCATCGACCAGTTTAAAGCGTGGGCCAAAGCAGGTACCGAAGGTGGTAACCACTTATGGATGCAAATCTCTCACCCTGGACGTCAGTGTCCGTCGTTAGTCAATGCTGAGCCGTTATCGCCATCAGATGTGCATTTAAAAATGCTTGGCTCGTTTTCTAAGCCGCGTGCGCTAACGCAATTAGAGATTGAAGATATTATTCAACGCTATGCCAACACGGCCGCATTAGCGAAAGAAGCCGGCTTTACCGGGGTGCAAGTACATTGTGCGCACGGTTATTTGATCAGCCAATTTTTATCACCAAAAACCAATCGCCGCCAAGATCAATGGGGCGGCAGTTTAGAAAACCGCGCTCGATTCGCCCGCCGTGTTGTGCGTGCCGTGCGTGATGCGGTTGGTTCTGAATTTCCAGTGGCGGTTAAGCTGAACTCTGCCGACTTTCAAAAAGGTGGCTTTTCACTAGACGATTGTGTGCAAGTTGCCGGTTGGTTAGCTGAAGACGGTATCGATTTACTCGAAATCTCCGGTGGCACCTACGAGCAGTTGTCATTAATGGGTGTTGAAGCAACCGAGGTAAGAGAAAGCACTCGCCGTCGTGAAGCCTACTTCCTTGAGTATGCGCAAGCGATTAAAGCCAGCGCCAAGGTGCCATTAATGATCACCGGCGGCTTTCGCTCACGTGAGGTGATGGAACAAGCGGTTGCCAGTGGTGAAATTGATATGGTCGGCTTAGCGAGACCACTATGTACCATGCCCGATGTATCTGCTAAATTAATAGAGCAAAGCATTGACAGTGTTGACGATTTTGAAACGAGCTTAAAAATAGGCGATGGCTTTTGGGGCAATAACAGCCCATTGGCATTGATTAAATCAATGAACAGCGTCGGCCAGGTTAGCTTTTATTATCAACAGATAATACGCCTATCAAAAGGCGAAAAAGTAGATACTAGCCTTAAAGTAGCTGCGTTATTTTTCAAGCACTTATACAACGATACCTGTTTGAATTTGCGACGCAAAAAAGCGCAAAATAAGCGTTTATTATCAAAAGATTAA
- a CDS encoding ComF family protein, with product MKTITNAIARLKHAVSGAFSQYYHCDLCHQASYNQPLLCIDCQQTLAAFDWSHCANNLLHSPAIARYLSHQHYDALIAVAPHMRPFSDWIAQLKYARRFELATMLAQLMYQQIQATNITADIMLPVPLSYARLRWRQFNQTVLLVKALVKYSAIPCDFHYLRRQQSVRRQVGKSGAQRRRALRKAFYVVGDDMQLNGKHVLLIDDVVTTGTTVNTIAKLLKKHGAARVTVLSISVALYGNALSAQPK from the coding sequence ATGAAGACAATCACTAACGCCATTGCCAGGCTAAAACACGCGGTTAGTGGCGCTTTTAGCCAATATTACCATTGTGATTTATGCCACCAAGCAAGTTATAACCAGCCATTATTGTGCATTGATTGCCAGCAAACCTTAGCGGCGTTTGATTGGTCACATTGCGCCAATAACTTATTGCATAGCCCGGCGATTGCTCGATACCTTAGCCATCAGCACTATGATGCGTTAATTGCGGTAGCGCCGCATATGCGCCCATTTAGCGACTGGATAGCGCAGCTTAAATACGCTCGGCGTTTTGAGTTAGCAACCATGCTGGCTCAGTTGATGTATCAACAAATACAAGCGACAAACATAACCGCCGATATTATGTTGCCGGTGCCGTTATCTTATGCGCGTTTGCGCTGGCGGCAATTTAACCAAACGGTATTGCTCGTCAAAGCATTGGTCAAATACAGTGCTATTCCATGTGATTTTCATTATCTACGGCGCCAGCAAAGCGTGCGTCGTCAGGTCGGTAAAAGCGGTGCGCAGCGACGGCGGGCATTGCGCAAAGCGTTTTATGTGGTCGGTGATGATATGCAGCTTAACGGTAAACATGTACTGCTGATTGATGATGTGGTGACTACAGGTACGACGGTAAACACCATTGCCAAGCTATTAAAAAAGCACGGTGCTGCGAGAGTCACCGTGCTCAGTATCAGTGTCGCCTTGTATGGCAATGCGTTAAGTGCTCAGCCAAAATAA
- a CDS encoding LysR family transcriptional regulator, whose amino-acid sequence MDVEQSIHKIDLNLLVALSVLLKERHISRAADKLFISQPAMSKTLNRLRQTFDDPLLYRSGKYMVMSEKAERIAMQLPDLLASIEQIIKQPQFEPAKLQRTFSLSIPPLLGYGCLVSLYESLSEIAPNVLLEEHPPLSQPERYLRNGELDFAIHPKSDISSELQATYIGSVDLTIYAGKNHPLVSQQATLKQCLEYGFVNLLVETKAQASFAYPVDVLLAKLGLKRRVVFSSGQLALLTDILRVSDNLFVGPTSLSQNVSFSGQFSAVYHFHLEQSERVKFYLLNHPRVAQSQAHIWFKELFLDCTAGFDD is encoded by the coding sequence ATGGATGTTGAACAGTCGATACATAAAATCGACCTTAACTTACTGGTTGCTTTAAGTGTGCTGTTGAAGGAGCGGCACATCAGTCGCGCCGCCGACAAGTTATTTATCAGTCAACCGGCAATGAGTAAAACCTTAAATAGGTTAAGACAAACATTTGATGATCCGCTGTTGTATCGCAGTGGCAAATATATGGTGATGTCGGAGAAAGCTGAACGTATCGCCATGCAGTTACCAGACCTGCTTGCCAGCATTGAACAAATCATAAAACAACCTCAATTTGAACCCGCCAAGTTGCAGCGTACATTTAGCTTGTCGATTCCGCCGTTACTGGGTTATGGCTGTTTGGTGTCTTTGTATGAAAGCTTGAGCGAAATTGCGCCTAATGTATTGCTTGAAGAGCATCCGCCGCTAAGCCAGCCAGAGCGTTATTTGCGCAATGGCGAGTTGGACTTTGCCATCCATCCTAAAAGTGATATCTCGAGTGAATTGCAAGCAACGTATATTGGCAGTGTTGATTTGACCATTTATGCGGGTAAAAACCACCCATTAGTGTCGCAGCAAGCAACATTGAAGCAGTGCTTAGAATATGGTTTTGTTAATTTGTTGGTCGAAACCAAAGCGCAGGCGAGTTTTGCTTATCCGGTTGATGTGTTGTTGGCCAAGCTTGGTCTGAAACGGCGAGTGGTATTTTCTAGCGGCCAATTGGCGTTGCTAACGGATATTTTGCGGGTCAGTGATAACTTGTTTGTGGGGCCTACATCGTTATCACAAAATGTCAGTTTTAGCGGTCAATTTAGTGCGGTGTATCATTTCCACCTAGAGCAATCGGAGCGTGTTAAGTTTTACTTACTCAATCACCCAAGAGTGGCGCAAAGTCAGGCACATATATGGTTTAAAGAGCTGTTTCTCGATTGCACCGCAGGCTTTGACGATTAA
- a CDS encoding gluconate 2-dehydrogenase subunit 3 family protein, whose amino-acid sequence MNSFFDKEYQPPKAILSRISRRQFLKSAAMSSAISMAPVSLAFANSASKVDISQDPWLTLDVAMQHLLPSSDTGPGAKEFQAINYLVNLLNEQPIDEEEKQFVRNGVGWLNGYTQKHYQQPFSKLSHDDKEKALRAISKSRAGENWLSTLISYVFEAMLAPSSYGGNPDGIGWQWLQHKAGFPMPDKGKRYYELTAYGNIDVRQEPQQDKDNKAR is encoded by the coding sequence ATGAATTCTTTTTTTGATAAAGAGTATCAACCCCCAAAAGCGATACTGAGCCGCATTTCCCGCCGGCAGTTTTTAAAGTCAGCGGCAATGAGCAGCGCAATATCGATGGCACCCGTCAGTTTAGCCTTTGCTAACAGCGCCAGCAAAGTCGACATCAGTCAAGACCCATGGCTAACCCTTGATGTGGCGATGCAACATTTACTGCCAAGCTCAGACACTGGCCCTGGAGCCAAAGAATTTCAAGCCATCAACTACTTGGTTAACTTGTTAAACGAGCAGCCTATTGACGAAGAAGAGAAGCAATTTGTCCGCAATGGCGTTGGCTGGCTCAACGGTTACACACAAAAGCATTACCAACAGCCTTTTAGCAAACTGAGCCACGACGATAAAGAAAAAGCGCTGCGGGCGATCAGCAAATCGCGCGCCGGTGAAAACTGGCTGAGCACCTTGATAAGTTATGTCTTTGAAGCCATGTTGGCGCCGAGCAGTTATGGCGGTAATCCCGATGGTATTGGCTGGCAATGGCTGCAACACAAAGCAGGCTTTCCGATGCCCGATAAAGGCAAGCGCTATTATGAATTAACCGCCTACGGCAATATTGATGTCCGACAAGAACCACAACAAGATAAAGATAATAAGGCGCGCTAA
- a CDS encoding DUF1254 domain-containing protein, with product MTKLSHFLTAATLLMCGIVSAANSGNNGNNDNQPEYAAKVPSSIITPNDVDSKYLGQLSYTDGAPNLATHQKARDFVDTADAVRVFLSGIPVASMQGLLAGHQSIGMTPNQTIGISEGLLNARSIWLTPNTTTPYVTAEADVRNGPVVLEVGTPILGLVDNAAFEFVSRVGVTHPQDKGKGGKYFFYHSSYQGELPEGYIHVKTEGYRHWLLFRVITQPNTMQADIAKLKQTMELYPYGSKPQTEFVNFTDVQYNTVHAMDESFYDEINTLIQYEPAHVFDSEWLSLAKRLGIEKGKAFEPDARMQGILKEASKIATAEARSYYFHPEQSVNRFDDRKWFTPLINGHLFIDNEHGVVNSDDRALFHFMATGITPDMVTKTVGAGSDYLLATRDVNNELLDGAKHYTVTLPADVPVTKFWSFMVYDNQTRSMLETDQAAAGVDGLGDKVKKNADGTITIHFAPTRPEGAGDNWVQTVAGKGYNVIFRVYGPTETWFDKSWKPSDFVEVK from the coding sequence ATGACAAAACTATCACACTTTTTAACCGCTGCAACCTTGTTGATGTGCGGTATAGTCAGCGCCGCAAATAGTGGCAATAACGGCAATAATGACAATCAGCCGGAATATGCCGCTAAGGTTCCGAGCTCTATCATCACCCCTAACGATGTGGACTCTAAGTATTTAGGCCAACTGTCTTATACCGATGGCGCACCTAACTTAGCTACGCACCAAAAAGCCCGGGATTTTGTCGATACTGCCGATGCCGTTCGGGTGTTTTTATCGGGTATTCCAGTGGCTTCGATGCAAGGACTCCTTGCCGGACATCAAAGCATTGGCATGACGCCGAACCAAACCATAGGTATTTCGGAGGGCTTGTTAAATGCCCGCAGTATTTGGTTAACACCAAACACCACAACACCGTATGTAACCGCCGAAGCAGATGTGCGTAATGGCCCGGTAGTACTGGAAGTTGGCACGCCGATTCTTGGTTTAGTCGATAACGCAGCGTTTGAATTTGTCTCTCGTGTTGGTGTTACCCACCCACAAGATAAAGGTAAAGGCGGTAAATACTTCTTCTATCACAGTTCGTATCAAGGCGAGCTACCAGAAGGCTATATTCATGTTAAAACCGAGGGTTACAGACACTGGTTATTGTTTCGGGTAATTACCCAACCAAACACCATGCAAGCGGATATTGCCAAGCTGAAGCAAACCATGGAGCTATACCCATACGGCAGCAAGCCACAGACCGAATTTGTTAACTTTACCGATGTGCAATACAACACCGTGCATGCTATGGATGAAAGCTTTTATGATGAGATAAACACCCTGATTCAGTATGAGCCTGCGCATGTGTTTGACTCAGAATGGTTGTCGCTTGCTAAACGTTTAGGTATTGAAAAAGGTAAAGCTTTTGAACCGGATGCGCGCATGCAAGGTATCCTTAAAGAAGCGTCAAAGATAGCCACTGCCGAAGCGCGTAGTTACTACTTCCACCCGGAGCAATCGGTTAATCGTTTTGATGACCGTAAATGGTTTACGCCACTGATCAATGGTCACCTGTTTATTGATAATGAACACGGTGTTGTAAATAGCGATGACCGCGCCTTGTTCCACTTTATGGCAACTGGCATTACCCCTGACATGGTCACCAAAACAGTCGGCGCTGGTTCGGATTACTTATTAGCCACTCGCGATGTTAACAATGAGCTGTTAGACGGTGCAAAGCACTACACCGTGACACTGCCAGCGGATGTACCGGTAACCAAGTTCTGGTCGTTCATGGTCTATGACAACCAAACCCGCTCGATGCTGGAAACAGACCAAGCTGCGGCAGGTGTTGATGGTTTAGGTGATAAAGTGAAGAAAAATGCCGATGGCACGATCACCATACATTTTGCGCCAACACGACCTGAAGGTGCCGGAGACAATTGGGTACAAACCGTTGCAGGCAAAGGTTACAACGTTATCTTCCGTGTCTATGGACCTACGGAAACCTGGTTCGACAAAAGCTGGAAGCCAAGCGACTTTGTCGAAGTGAAATAA
- a CDS encoding VanZ family protein gives MRLIAALMLVFICSLLFMANTGQDNMFFEFKRGIPFGDKVGHFMLFGGMAMLTNFALRFRHVSKSSLLQFGSLLVLALSTMEEFSQIFISTRTFSFYDLAANFLGISLFTLISLELGKISSRYNQRLLKSS, from the coding sequence ATGAGACTTATCGCCGCTCTGATGCTGGTTTTTATCTGTAGTTTATTGTTTATGGCCAACACGGGTCAGGACAACATGTTTTTTGAATTCAAGCGCGGCATACCTTTTGGCGATAAAGTCGGCCACTTTATGTTATTTGGTGGCATGGCCATGTTGACCAACTTTGCCCTTAGGTTTCGTCATGTATCGAAATCATCATTACTGCAATTCGGCTCACTGTTGGTATTAGCGTTATCGACAATGGAAGAGTTTAGCCAAATCTTTATTAGCACCCGCACCTTTAGTTTTTACGATTTAGCCGCCAACTTTCTTGGTATCAGTTTATTCACGTTAATATCACTAGAGCTCGGTAAAATCAGTTCACGCTATAATCAACGCCTGCTGAAAAGCAGTTAA
- the pyrE gene encoding orotate phosphoribosyltransferase, protein MKDYQREFIEFALQKQVLRFGEFTLKSGRTSPYFFNAGLFNTGRDLARLGRFYAAALVDSGIDYDLIFGPAYKGIPIATTTAVALADHHDADVPYCFNRKEAKTHGEGGNLVGSALEGKVMLVDDVITAGTAIRESMEIIKANDAQLSGVLIALDRQEKGQGELSAIQEVERDFDTSVVSIVSLNDVISFLSENAEMAAHLDAVKAYRSKYGIE, encoded by the coding sequence ATGAAAGATTATCAACGCGAATTTATTGAATTTGCTTTGCAAAAGCAGGTATTGCGTTTTGGCGAATTCACTTTGAAGTCAGGCCGCACCAGCCCATATTTTTTCAATGCTGGCTTATTTAACACCGGTCGTGATTTGGCTCGCTTAGGCCGCTTTTATGCCGCAGCGCTAGTTGATTCAGGTATCGATTACGACCTGATCTTTGGTCCGGCGTACAAAGGTATTCCAATAGCGACAACCACCGCGGTTGCCTTGGCCGATCATCATGATGCTGATGTACCTTATTGCTTTAACCGTAAAGAAGCGAAAACCCATGGTGAAGGCGGCAACTTAGTTGGCTCTGCACTAGAAGGTAAAGTGATGCTGGTTGATGACGTGATCACCGCCGGTACGGCGATTCGTGAATCAATGGAAATCATTAAAGCCAATGACGCACAATTGTCTGGCGTATTGATTGCCCTTGACCGTCAAGAAAAAGGCCAAGGTGAACTGTCAGCGATTCAAGAAGTTGAGCGCGATTTTGATACTTCTGTAGTCTCTATCGTTAGCTTAAACGATGTGATCAGTTTCCTTAGCGAAAACGCTGAGATGGCAGCGCATCTTGATGCGGTAAAAGCGTATCGTAGTAAATATGGCATTGAGTAA
- a CDS encoding DUF4144 family protein: MIHWPALIKHDGEDELIFIESRDAWRNDEEMLLYLFTESDVLVDSTGQVFSLPDLQNDLDCEHVLGQASLDNVIELVANHAVVCNICCAEKINAKNILEAVELVASMKD; this comes from the coding sequence ATGATCCACTGGCCCGCACTTATTAAGCATGACGGTGAAGATGAACTGATATTCATCGAGAGCCGTGATGCGTGGCGTAACGATGAAGAAATGCTGTTGTATTTGTTCACCGAATCCGATGTGCTTGTTGACAGCACAGGCCAAGTATTCAGCTTACCGGATTTACAAAATGACCTAGATTGCGAGCACGTTTTAGGACAAGCGAGCCTAGACAATGTCATCGAATTGGTCGCCAACCATGCCGTGGTATGCAACATCTGTTGCGCCGAAAAAATCAATGCAAAAAATATCTTGGAAGCCGTTGAACTAGTCGCTAGTATGAAAGACTAA
- a CDS encoding thioredoxin family protein, producing MMKSSKNIILAVLVSLLSWPLVGLADNNSDSTNTNATANASIENALPLYSKVYDPKRDPFQDAKDAIKLANESERNVLIEIGGDWCTWCHKIDAFLAANPDIYKQLHDTFVLLKINVSDVNENADFMAGFPKVLGYPHMYVSTGQGKVILSKDTAEFLDNSGVAYSREAWLEFIDTFNADNNKANLRKFEIDKLTQRQDGQG from the coding sequence ATGATGAAAAGCAGTAAAAACATAATTTTAGCGGTATTGGTAAGCCTACTTAGCTGGCCGTTAGTCGGCCTAGCCGACAATAACAGTGATAGCACCAATACCAATGCAACGGCCAATGCCAGCATTGAAAATGCGCTGCCTTTATACTCGAAAGTATACGACCCTAAGCGTGATCCATTTCAAGATGCCAAAGACGCCATTAAACTCGCCAACGAGTCTGAGCGTAATGTATTAATAGAAATTGGTGGAGACTGGTGTACCTGGTGCCACAAGATTGATGCGTTTTTGGCGGCAAACCCTGATATTTATAAACAACTGCATGACACCTTTGTCTTACTTAAGATTAATGTCAGTGACGTAAATGAAAACGCCGACTTTATGGCTGGCTTCCCTAAGGTTCTTGGTTACCCGCATATGTATGTATCCACCGGACAAGGCAAGGTCATATTATCGAAAGATACGGCAGAATTTCTCGACAACTCAGGTGTTGCCTATTCACGCGAAGCCTGGCTTGAATTTATCGACACCTTCAACGCAGACAATAACAAAGCCAATTTACGTAAGTTTGAAATAGACAAACTCACCCAACGTCAAGACGGCCAAGGTTAA